The genomic region GTCTGCATTTTGCCCCACACATCTATAAGGTCCTTATTTCCGGTGAGCAATACTTTTTCTTCCAACTGATAAATTCTTTTGGCGGCTTCTTTTTCCATAGCATTACTCAGCCAAGCACTAAGGTCGCGCTCAGCATCAGCCCAACTGGTAAATTCCGGAACATCATAAATATCTCTTACCTTGTACTGATCAGCGGCTTCAGATAAGGTTTTAAAATCAAAATCGGAATGTTTCATGATTTCCATGGGCAGGTGATCAAGAAAATCGAACACTCCTGTTTCTTCCCATTGATGTTCACCAAAGGTTTCATAATCCATGAAGAGATTCATGACCTCGCCATTTCCGGCAATCTTATGCACCCATGATGCGAAAGTATCGGCATGCAAGGGCCATTCATTCCAATTCCGGTCACTAAAACGGAAGGCGATATCGTCAGAAAGTCTATAATTTTTCAAGAAGGATTTTATTTTCAAAGTACCGGCAGGTTGATATAAAAAGTTGGGAGTTCTGTTGCCGAGATGCCTGTCGACACCTTCACAAACAATGGCCTTGAATCCCATCTTCTCAATAAAAGAAGCCAGCTCATTGTTATAAATCAACTCCGTATTTCTAAAAACCTTGGGTGTCTGATTAAAATACAACTTGATTTTTTCTCTGTGCATTTCCACCTGACGTTTAAATTCATCTTTCGAATAAATAAAACTAAGGGAGTGGTAATACGTTTCGGATAGAAATTCTACACAACCGGTTTTAGAAAGGTCAATAAACGACTGTAAAACGTCAGGGCGATGGTTTTCGAATTGCTCCAGGGCGGTTCCACTGATAGAGTAAGATACCTTGAATTTCCCTTTATGCCGGTTGATGAGATCGAGAATTTTCCGATTAGTTTTCAGGTAACATTTTTCTGAAACCTTATCCAGAATCAGCTTATTCTTTTCATCATCTTCATAAAAATGATCCTTCCCAATGTCAAAAAAGGAATATCGTTTTAAACGGAAGGGTTGATGAACCTGGAAGTAGAAGCAAACAGATGGCATAGCACAATTTCTTTATGAATGACGAATATACGGCAGAACGAGAAAAAAATAAAAAATGGAAACGCAGGTTATGAACAGAGCAGGGTGGAAGTAGTATTACCTCAAACCGGCTCCGGAATTAATTTAAACTTATTATACCCATCGATTACTTTTTTCGCAGAATTATCCCAGGATATATTAACGAGATCTTTATACGCATCGGCCTTCACATTTTCCACTAATACCGGATCATGTAAGAGGCTTAAAATATACCCGGCAGCTCTGTTGATGTCCCAATAATCGAATTTTAATGATCCATTCAATACTTCGGAAACGCCGGATTGCTTACTGATAACAGCCGGAATTCCGAACTGAACAGCTTCAACTGCTGAAAGTCCAAATGGTTCCGATAGCGATGGCATCACATAAACATCCGCAATGGAAAGTAATTTTCTGACTTTATCCAAATTCAGAAATCCGGTCAGATGGAATCGATGCGCAATTCCTTTTTGAGCTGCTCTTTCGAGTAAGGGATTGAAATATTCGCCTGTTCCTGCCATTACAAACCGAACATTCTGATCCTTCTCAAGGACGCGCTCTGCAATGTCAACAAAGAATTCCGGACCTTTTTGTCTTGTTAATCTTCCAACAAAAAGAACCATTTTTTCTTTGAACATTTGTTCGCTTTTAAAAGGTTCAACGGGTCTGATACCATTATGAACCGGAACGATTTTACTCCAGGGGATATGGTAATAATCGTGAATCACATGACCGGTAAAATTACTGACCGGCATTAGAATATCCGCATATTCCATCCCACGCTTCTCTACCTGATATACCCAGCCCTTACTTTGAGGACCACCTCTGTCCACTTCCAGAGAGTGGATATGCATAACCAATGGTTTTCCCGTTTTGGCTTTAATTTCCATACCGGCAATCATGGTCATCCAATCGTGTGCATGAATAACATCAAAATCGAGAGAAAGAGCCAATTTGGCAGCCAGCTTACCGAAAATGGTAACCTTTTCGATGACATCTCCACCATAAAGGTCATCAATTTGAAAAACTTCAACGGTTTCATCTCCTATTTTAATGGCCTTCAGATATTGACTGGTTAAATTCTGCAGATCATGATGGGGTTCAAGGTTCCCGTTGTAATAGGGATTTAAATGCGTATTTATAAAATGAACCTGTTTTACTTTTCGATACGAATCTGCATGACCGATATTCCTTAAAGTCTTCGCATCAATGGTATTTAATCCTATAAGATTAAGATTTTTAACAACAAAATCAGGATTTGATTTTGGTATAATCATGGTCACATTGGAATACTTTGACATCGCAATGCATAAATCATGACAGGCAACACCCAATCCACCATTAATAACCGGAGGAAACTCCCATCCGAGCATTAATACTTTTGGGACGTATGCCGTTGACTCAGCTTGCTTAGAAAGGGGTTCAATCACCATGCACTTATTTTATAATGTTGCAAAATTAGTGAATAAGACACATGCAGAACTAAATTCAAACGATTTGTTTACGCCGGCCATGTTTAAAAGTATTCCACTTGAAATGGGTCAGAATTCAACAATTTAAATTGTCGCAATTGCTAAAATCAATATCTTCATACCCTTATATTAATTATTCAATCCATGCATTCTTTTCCTTACGTACGCACACTTGTTGTACAGGGTTCATTATTAATAATCAATGGATTAGCTACTTATGCGATCATTGGTGGAAAGGCTACCAAAATGATGCTTGCAGCTGTTCTATTGGGAATGGCATTATGGGTCGTTGCCTGGTTTTGCAACAAAAATCCTAAAGCCATTTGGGTAGGTTTAGGATTATCCTTTAGCGGTTTGTTGGTATTCACACAGCGAACCATCGCAAATTTCCTGTCTCTTATCGGAATTGTTCAGCATGAAATGAACCTGGATGCTTATAACAAATCCATCATGGTTGTGTTTTATATTCTAATGAGTTGCAGCTGTCTCTGTGGACTCATGTTATTATACACCTACTTACCGGAAAAGAAATTTAAAAATGTCAACAACGATAAAAATTAATTCAAATGGTTCCATTCGTGTGGAAGGGGACTTCAACATCATTGACCCGGAAGGAAATAGTTTCAATCTGAATGGCCGAACTACGGTTTCGCTATGCCGATGTGGACTTTCGAAGAACAAACCATTTTGCGATGGGGCTCACAAAGGCAATTTTGAGCATGATTGCAAGGCTTTTGAGCTTCCGCCTCCTGCGCCTAAGCCCTGATTGCTTAAAATTCTAATCTTTCTCAAGGAAATAAGTAGTGCCGCCCACCCAATCTAAGTTTTGGTTGTACCGAACGCCTATCATTTTTCCTTTACTCATCCGTCCTAAATTGAGAGTGAGTTGAGGTCGCTTTTCACCTTTATCCCATAAATAAAGTAATCGGATTTCACATTTTACAGGACCAGTCGGTGATTGAACAGCCGGGGCATACATCACTTTACGTTGTAAAATGAAATTGGAAGGATCTTTTACTTGCTTCACATCCTCTTCTTTCACATCGAAAACGACTCCCTGACCGCTGAAACTGAACAAAGGTTTGAGTACCCAGTTTTCGAGATCATCAGGAATTGATTTTAAGTCTTTGACAAAATGTGTTTCCGGTACAAATTGATTTTTAAGAAAGGGCATAGTATACTTACTGATTCTGAAAAACCAGTTGGGGTGTGATACCCATTCTACATTTACATCTTCCGTCAGATGAAAAGGAAGATTAGCAAAATCATTACGCTGCAAGAGTTCATCAAAAATCACGCGATTATATATCCTCTTCACAGGAATTTTCTTTCCTGCTTTCATATAAAATAAACTTTCGCCTTCCCGGATTAATTCTGATAAACAGACTACGGGAATACCAAGATATTCACGCGTACAATAAAAATCTATTTGCGTTTTTTGTTTCCAGGGTTCAATTTCAAGCAAGATGGTTTGTTCCGGATCCTGATTACCAATAATCACATTTTTCAATCTCTTCAAATAAGACGAATGAGTAAATCCATTAAATTTATTATCAAACGAAGAGGGAATGGAGAAATGCTTTCTATACATCTCCGCCAGCCATTCCTGGTAACAATACAAAGAGGCAAAGCCCTGCAATTCGATCAACTGTGGTGTAAAGCCTCCATTCCCATCCTCACAAATGGCAAAATCAATAGCCAGTAAATTGGTATGTTCGTCCTCATTGCCCACATGAAGAGCAGGAGGGATGGCAGCGAAAGATTGGGCTTTAAAATCAGGAGAGACCAACACATCCACGATTTCCTCACCTGCTTTCTCAATTTTTTTTCTAAATTCCTTATCGATAAAGATGGGGGTTTCAGAAACTCTGAATTCAATTTCATAACCGAAAGTGCCATTCATATCTTCCAGAAATCGCTTGTATTTTTCTTCGGAAAACGCACTATTGTACTCTGCTCTTAAGGATGAAATCATACCGGGTTTTATAAGGGTGTTTGATTAATTATTGACTGAAATCCATAATCGGATAGTATTGATGCAAATGAAGCCTCTTTTTTACAACGTTCCACATCTCTGAAACCTTGAAAAGTACATTTGCTGACTATTCTCCAATGCAGCTACAGCTCTGGTCAGCGACATATAGATCGTCAAACTAAGTGCTCCCTGCACGCGTCTGATCATGGAAATTTTAGCATTATCATTTGAAAAAGAGGTGGTATCCAGAAACCTGTTCATCTCCTTATTCCACCAGTAAGTATCCCTGGAACCGAATGCCTGAAAATAGGCTGATTTAATTTTTTCTTCTTCTTGTAACAGTGCTGACTCCTTATTATGTGCAGATAAATAGGCTTTTGATTTCACCAGACTTAAATATTCATCCTGATCCTTCGACACATCAATTACTCCCTGAAAATTTTTCAAAAGACATCTATAGCTTTCTGCTTTAATGATGGGATCTTTCTCTTCAGAAATAGCTGTTCTCATTTGGACCAAAGCCTTGTTCATCCACGATAAATTGGCGTCTTCCATCCGATCACGTTGCGCAATACTTTTAAAAGCAATAAATGCTTTCTCCATCTGCTTTAAAGGTGGCCATGAATGCCCGCCATCAAACCGAATCAACTGATACCGGCTTTGTAACCGTTGATCCTGTACCTGAAATCGAATTATTTCCGAAAGATTCATATCGCGGTTACCTGCAATCGCCACGATGAGGTGAGGTGGAATACCTTGCCAGGTTCCCTGAGGGATACCGGCGCCACAAACAACTATTGCTTTAATTCCGGAGGGTGCCAGACCCAGCATGGCTGCTACCCGTGCTCCACCACTAAATCCACCGCAAAAAATCAATGAGGTATCGGCTTTTTGAAGATGGGTGACCTGAGCCATCATTCCCTGTAAAATGGCTGCTGTTCGTTCTGCCGAATTCCCATTCCTGCTATCATTGGAAGAAAGTAATATAACTCCATATTTATCCGCCAGCGATTTGTAAAGGTGGAGTGGGAAATCACCATCCGCATGCGGATCAAAAAGTATGAATACCGGAAAACGGGCATGTTCCGAAAACGAAGCCGGATAATAAACAGAATGGGTTAGCTGATTGTCAGCAAAACAAGGTTGACGACTGAGCATTTGAGCGGCACCAATTCCTTGTTTAACAAGGGAGACATCGCTAACATTTGCATTCCTACTATTTTCCGGATTCTTCTCCACTCTCCCTGAACAACTCAGGAAAAAAGCAAAAACAAGCAGACCGCATATTCTCATGGTTCAAAAATAATAGAAGCGATTGATTATTGAAATACAAAATTTGATTTCTTTGATCAGAATATTACTAACAACATTCAAAATGAAAGCACTTCAACCTTTATTGGATGAATATGCCGTAAGTCATCAAAACCACACCAATATCCTGATTCACCGGATATGTGTTCCTCTCATTTTTTGGAGTATTACCGGCTTTTTACTGTTGGTCACCTTGCCCGTCGTTGGGAATCTTGCCATTCCTGCACTTCTGCTGTTAACTATATATTACTTCATATTGTCGAAAACCCTTTGGATAGGAATGTTGATATTTAGCAGTATATGTTTAGTAGTCTCTTATTCTGTTTTCATTCAATTTTTCAACGATGCTGTCTGGATATTTTTAATTGTATTTATATGCGCATGGATCGGACAATTTGCCGGACATAAAATAGAAGGGAAAAAGCCTTCCTTTTTAAAGGATTTACAGTTTCTGCTCATTGGTCCGGCCTGGTTGATGGCTAAAATTTACCGTTCATTAAGAATTCCCATCTGATACAGAAATGGAAAGTGCTTCGGGATTCTTAAATATACTTTTGGAATGGCTCAGCTGGGTTCTGCTTTTCTTTGCCTGGGCAATTCTAACCAGAGTAGCCATGAGGAGATATCGAAAGAAGTTTCACGTACGTTTTATCCATGAAAGAAGGACGTACTATCTTTCCATGTCAATCGGAATTATTGTTTTTATACTGGTGATTCTATTTATCCTTGATCCAATCATTGGATACTATGTTTCCGAAAACCGCATTGCCCTGGACAATAGTCCCATTTACTTTATTACAATAGCCCTTCTTTTATTCTTTACACTACCGTTTCTGCTTACTAAAATGATCTGCCGGTTATCCAAAAAAGAAACGGTTGGAACATCTACGAAAATTTGATTTTTTCTACTTAATAATTTTATAATTCCTATATTCGAATAAACGATAGCCGGTCAGATTTTCGATACGATGTAAAACACGATTCTTAACACTCAAATTATTTGCTGAAGTATCAAAATCCAATTCCCAATCCTGAGCCTTCACGCGCGACGCCATCACTTCAGGATGAGTCCCCTTAAACTTCTTCAACAGATCTATCCCGGAATAATCATAGGGAGCATCCTTAACCATTTTATCCACCTTTTCATCCGGATGCCATAGTTTATGAAAATTCAATTGTTTTTCCCGTTGAAGCACTGGACTTTTCACCCACCCATAGTGAAAAATTCGGGCATCAATTTTTTTCACGTTTAACATTCTTCCATCTAATCGAAATCCCTGAGCATCGCGGTAGGAGTGAATGCGTTTGTCATTCCTGACAATCCGTATTTCATGCCTGTACCACCGCCTCGAACTCCCAACATATGAGTAACTTCCATAAAAATGAATGTAGTTAAATAAAAGGCCCTCTATTTTTTTGTCAGGAAGTGCATCTTTCATAGCCTTCCTAATGACCGGAATATCTTCTTCATGAATTACTTCATCCGCCTGCAAATAAATACACCAGTCGGCCGACGGAGAAACAGCATGAAAAGCCTTATCCGTTTCCACCGCAAGCACCCGACCACCTTCCCTTAAAGAATCATCCCACACAGAGGGAACGATTTTAATTTTCGAATCATTGATTTCAGAAAGTAGAGAGGCCGTGTCGTCGGAAGAATTACCTAAACAAACGATCAATTCATCCACCAGAGGCAGGAGGGAGCGAATGGATTCCACAAAAGGATAATCGTATTTAACAGCATTCCTGACGAAAGTAAATCCGGATACAAACATAGGAGGAACTAAACGAGTACGCCCTTTACGAACTTTTCCCAATCTTCAAACTGGTGATTTTTCAATACGCGTGGAAATTTATTCTGAGAGCCTATCTTACCATTTTTCTCCATATAGCTTAAAAAAACTTTTAATGGAACAACCTCAACAAAGATCTCTTTCAATGCCGACTTTCTTTCGACACGATAATCATCATTTAAAATTTTCAGCTTTTCATCCAGGCTTGTTTTCAGCTCTTCTGCCGACACCGGATCATCAGTACCAATGTACCACTTATGGGCAAAAAGGCTTCCATGTTTAATTCCGGAAACACTGAATTCATTTATCCTGATATTAAATTCATCGGACACCATCTCAATGGCTTTGTTCATGTTATCGACCGATAAATGTTCCCCGCAAAGACTCAGATAATGCTTTGTTCTGCCGGTGATGATAATTTCCGCCTTTTCTACACTGGTAAATTTAATCACATCCCCAATCAAATAGCGCCAGGCACCGGAGCAAGTGCTGAGCAATAAGGCATATTCTTCACCCTCTTCCACTTCATTAATGAGAAGGGTTTTTGGCTTACGCACCAACTCACCATCCACATTAAAATTCTCAGAATTGAACGGAATAAATTCGAAAAACAATCCATTATTCACTACCAGTCGCATGGAACGATTATCCTGTTCGTGCTGATACGCTATGAATCCTTCAGAAGCAAGATAGGTTTCAATATAGGTTAATGGTTTTGCAATCAGTTTCTCAAAACTTTTTCGATACGGCTCAAACGATACCCCACCATGCACATATATGGTAAGATTAGGCCAGAGCTCGTGAATATTCTTTATTTTATGATAATCCAGAATCTTCTCAATAAGCAATTGACACCATGCCGGGACACCTACGAGAATTCCAATATCCCATTTAGCGGCATTCTCCACTATTTCTTCCAATTTCGTATTCCAGTCTTTCTCTCTCGCTATTTTCTTTCCCGGCTTGTAAAAATGCTGAAACCAAAAAGGTATTTTGCTTGCTGTAATTCCGCTTAAATCTCCTTCGAAATAAGAACCGTGCTGATGAAGATGCGTACTGCCACCCAGCATTAAAATTCCTTTGGAGAAAATGTCATCAGGTAAACCGGAATATCCACCCAAACTAATAATCTGACGTATACTGGTTCGCTGAATGGATCTTACCATTTCACTTGTCACGGGTATATGTTTACTGGAGCTATCGGAGGTACCACTGCTGAGTGCAAAATAGCGGACTTTTCCGGGCCAAGCAACATCCTCCTCGTTATGAAGACTTTTATTCCACCAACGTGCATAAATGGCGTTATAATCATGCACAGGCACTGATGCTCTGAATTTATTAACGAAATTCCGGCTATTGACCATTCCGGAAAAATTATAGGTCTGACCCAACATCGTAAACTGTGCTTTTCGCAACAATTTCTTCAATTCGCGCTTTTGATAATAATCAGGAGATTTCTCTGCTAATCGTATGCGATGACGCAGTGATAATCCCTTTTTTATTATACTGGCAAGTATGGCCATTCGATTCGTTTATCTTGTAAGTTGGTGTAAAATACAATATTTTTTTATAATTCTAATTCTAACCCCAATTGTTTTCTAAAATCATCAAGCCCCTGATTTTTCTCCACCATTTTTATATACTTCTCTTTGTTGGTGTAAGCATTTTCAGGATCATCAGACTTCATCTCTTTTCTGGTAATCACATTGATCAAACCATTGTTAAGTCGCTCTCTGAGAAATTGAATTAGCTCCGACTTTTCATCTCTTAACAAATCTTCCTGCGCCTGGTTATTTAAAATAAGTTCAATTACAAAATCATCCTTCAACACCGGCTCATTCATGGTGAGGGTAGCATTTAATTGAAGCTTTCCATCAGCTTTCACTTTATCAGCATACTCCTTCCAAATGAGTTGAAGTTGATTTACATCAAAAACTTCTGTTTTCTCATTCACCTTAACCCTCGGGACATTCTCTTCTGCCACTTCAACCTGTATTTTTTTCAGTGAGGATAATGATGTACCCTGCAGAAGTCCGGTGCTTCGGGAAGCAGATAGGGGAGTACTGCCCTCTTGAGGATTAACTTTCGAAGGAGATGGAGATGACGCTACTGCAACCGGAGTAGTGGAGGTAACTTTTGACTCCGGTTCTATTTCTTTAAAGGGTTGTTTAGCCGGGGTGGAATTAATTGTAGCCTCCGGCTTACCAACAGCACCTATATTGGTAATGTTAAGCGGGCTTTTTTTTTCAGTACCTGCATCGAATCCGGTTTCAATAGTGACCGAGCCACCAACCGAACATAGGCGAATGAGCGCCAATTCTACATGCAAACGCTGGTTTCGGGCAGAACGAAAATCAATATCACATTTACTACAAATGTTGAGGTATTTCAATAAGTGAATTTGATCAATAATTGCGGCTTGTGTTTTATATTTTTCCCTGGTTCCTTTACTCACTTCCAGCAAGGGTAAGGTCAGTTCATCCTTTGAGACCAACAGGTCTCTGAAATGAGAAGCTAATCCGCTTATAAAATGATGTCCGTCAAAACCATCTGCCAACAACTCATTAAAGGTCACTAAAACTTGTGGAATATTTCCATTTCTAATCTGATCGGTCAGTTTAAAATAATAATCATAGTCCAGAATACTCAGGTTGCTGATGACATCTTTGTAAGTAAGATTATTCCCTGCAAAACTCACAATCTGATCAAAAATTGAAAGCGCATCTCTCAACGCACCATCTGCTTTCTGGGCGATAATATGTAAAGCTTCTTCTTCCGCCTTAACACCTTCTCCCTTTGCTACAAAGGCAAGATGATTGGCAATATCTTCCATTTGAATGCGGTTGAAATCAAAAATCTGACAACGGGAAAGAATGGTA from Bacteroidota bacterium harbors:
- a CDS encoding polysaccharide deacetylase family protein, translated to MPSVCFYFQVHQPFRLKRYSFFDIGKDHFYEDDEKNKLILDKVSEKCYLKTNRKILDLINRHKGKFKVSYSISGTALEQFENHRPDVLQSFIDLSKTGCVEFLSETYYHSLSFIYSKDEFKRQVEMHREKIKLYFNQTPKVFRNTELIYNNELASFIEKMGFKAIVCEGVDRHLGNRTPNFLYQPAGTLKIKSFLKNYRLSDDIAFRFSDRNWNEWPLHADTFASWVHKIAGNGEVMNLFMDYETFGEHQWEETGVFDFLDHLPMEIMKHSDFDFKTLSEAADQYKVRDIYDVPEFTSWADAERDLSAWLSNAMEKEAAKRIYQLEEKVLLTGNKDLIDVWGKMQTSDHFYYMCTKFWSDGDVHKYFSPYDSPYDAYIYYMNVLADFETTIEETVKDITPVKKSRRRKEIADN
- a CDS encoding glycosyltransferase — encoded protein: MVIEPLSKQAESTAYVPKVLMLGWEFPPVINGGLGVACHDLCIAMSKYSNVTMIIPKSNPDFVVKNLNLIGLNTIDAKTLRNIGHADSYRKVKQVHFINTHLNPYYNGNLEPHHDLQNLTSQYLKAIKIGDETVEVFQIDDLYGGDVIEKVTIFGKLAAKLALSLDFDVIHAHDWMTMIAGMEIKAKTGKPLVMHIHSLEVDRGGPQSKGWVYQVEKRGMEYADILMPVSNFTGHVIHDYYHIPWSKIVPVHNGIRPVEPFKSEQMFKEKMVLFVGRLTRQKGPEFFVDIAERVLEKDQNVRFVMAGTGEYFNPLLERAAQKGIAHRFHLTGFLNLDKVRKLLSIADVYVMPSLSEPFGLSAVEAVQFGIPAVISKQSGVSEVLNGSLKFDYWDINRAAGYILSLLHDPVLVENVKADAYKDLVNISWDNSAKKVIDGYNKFKLIPEPV
- a CDS encoding CDGSH iron-sulfur domain-containing protein; amino-acid sequence: MSTTIKINSNGSIRVEGDFNIIDPEGNSFNLNGRTTVSLCRCGLSKNKPFCDGAHKGNFEHDCKAFELPPPAPKP
- a CDS encoding DUF962 domain-containing protein; the protein is MKALQPLLDEYAVSHQNHTNILIHRICVPLIFWSITGFLLLVTLPVVGNLAIPALLLLTIYYFILSKTLWIGMLIFSSICLVVSYSVFIQFFNDAVWIFLIVFICAWIGQFAGHKIEGKKPSFLKDLQFLLIGPAWLMAKIYRSLRIPI
- a CDS encoding glycosyltransferase family 2 protein, with amino-acid sequence MFVSGFTFVRNAVKYDYPFVESIRSLLPLVDELIVCLGNSSDDTASLLSEINDSKIKIVPSVWDDSLREGGRVLAVETDKAFHAVSPSADWCIYLQADEVIHEEDIPVIRKAMKDALPDKKIEGLLFNYIHFYGSYSYVGSSRRWYRHEIRIVRNDKRIHSYRDAQGFRLDGRMLNVKKIDARIFHYGWVKSPVLQREKQLNFHKLWHPDEKVDKMVKDAPYDYSGIDLLKKFKGTHPEVMASRVKAQDWELDFDTSANNLSVKNRVLHRIENLTGYRLFEYRNYKIIK
- a CDS encoding GH3 auxin-responsive promoter family protein; translated protein: MAILASIIKKGLSLRHRIRLAEKSPDYYQKRELKKLLRKAQFTMLGQTYNFSGMVNSRNFVNKFRASVPVHDYNAIYARWWNKSLHNEEDVAWPGKVRYFALSSGTSDSSSKHIPVTSEMVRSIQRTSIRQIISLGGYSGLPDDIFSKGILMLGGSTHLHQHGSYFEGDLSGITASKIPFWFQHFYKPGKKIAREKDWNTKLEEIVENAAKWDIGILVGVPAWCQLLIEKILDYHKIKNIHELWPNLTIYVHGGVSFEPYRKSFEKLIAKPLTYIETYLASEGFIAYQHEQDNRSMRLVVNNGLFFEFIPFNSENFNVDGELVRKPKTLLINEVEEGEEYALLLSTCSGAWRYLIGDVIKFTSVEKAEIIITGRTKHYLSLCGEHLSVDNMNKAIEMVSDEFNIRINEFSVSGIKHGSLFAHKWYIGTDDPVSAEELKTSLDEKLKILNDDYRVERKSALKEIFVEVVPLKVFLSYMEKNGKIGSQNKFPRVLKNHQFEDWEKFVKGVLV